The nucleotide window CTCGACCGCGTCATCCTCGGCACCGACGGTCCGGCCGGTTCCGGTGTGCAGCCGCTCGGCATCCTCAGGACCATCTGCCACCTCGCTTCGCTCGGCGACGTTCCGACCGAAGTCGCCTTCTGCTTCGCTACCGGCAATACGGCGCGCGTGCGCAATCTCGACGACCGCGGCGTCATCGAGGCCGGCCGGGCCGCCGACCTGGTGTTCATGGATCAGGCCGCCGGCGGCATCGGCAAGGATTTCCTGGACAGCCTGGCGCTTGGCAATCTGCCCGGCATCGGCATGATCATGGTCGACGGTATCGTGCGCACGGCGCGCAGCCGCAACACGCCGCCGGCGATCCGGGTGCCGGAGGTCATGGCGACCTGATCCACGCACGGTCCCAAAGAAAAAGGCGGCCCTGGAGCCGCCTTTTTCTTGGGTTGCGATAAACTTCAGTTTACGCCGTCCTTGCCCACGATCTGGTCTCTGGTCAGTCCGCCGACGCGCGGGTGGGGACGTCCCGAGTCGGTGACGGCAATCGCCACCACGATCTCGTCGTCGCGCGGTGCGTCGGGAATGCGCACTTCCATGCCGTCGAAATGGCTGCGGACCTTGGCCGCGTCCTTGTGGCCCAATGGAATGTCGAGCGGAATGCCGAGGCCGCCACGCTTCTTGGACGAAGGGATCAGCGCCGCACCCTTGCCGAGAATGTCGCGGAAAGGGGCGCCGAGCTTGGGGTGGAGGATCGCCGCTGCGTGCTCCAACTCGCCATCGGCGCCGACGGCTGCTGCCTTGCCGAAGCTCTCGACCTGCTCGCCCGTAATGCCGAGTGCAGCCACAGCACGGCGCG belongs to Aminobacter aminovorans and includes:
- a CDS encoding amino acid synthesis family protein, with amino-acid sequence MSVEIRRIITIVEETRTEGDKPVSPPTRRAAAVAVIRNPYVGTFVDDLTALSDIGAELGDILPRRAVAALGITGEQVESFGKAAAVGADGELEHAAAILHPKLGAPFRDILGKGAALIPSSKKRGGLGIPLDIPLGHKDAAKVRSHFDGMEVRIPDAPRDDEIVVAIAVTDSGRPHPRVGGLTRDQIVGKDGVN